From the genome of Labrus bergylta chromosome 4, fLabBer1.1, whole genome shotgun sequence, one region includes:
- the LOC136178998 gene encoding tripartite motif-containing protein 16-like codes for MAQKGVQLDREAFSCSICLDLLKDPVTVPCGHSYCMNCIKSHWDKEDEKTIYSCPQCRQTFTPRPVLVKSTMLAVLVEELKKTGLQAAPADHCYAGHEDVACDVCTGRKLKACKSCLQCLASYCEKHLQPHFEAAPLKKHKLVEPSKKLQENVCSRHNEEMKVFCRTDQQSICYLCLMDEHKGHDTVSAAAERSEKQRELEVSRQNIQQRIQDREKDVKLLQQEVEDINGSADKTVGNSEKIFTELIRLMEKRRSDVKQQVRSQQQTEVSRVRELQEKLEQEITELKRKDAELEKLSHTEDHNQFLHDYPSLSPLSESTPSSSIKSRPLKYFEDVTAAVSEVRDKLQDVLREKWTNISQTVTEMDVLLSGPEPEPKTRAEFFKYSCDITLDPNTAYTLLLLSDGNRKVTVMTEQQSYSSHPDRFTGRCQVLSKESLTGRCYWEVELRGGGVCVAVTYKNISRAGGSDECRFGGNDKSWALDCNNNSYDFRYNKVFTPVSGPRSSRVGVYLDHRAGILSFYSISETMTLLHRVQTTFTQPLHAGLWFYYLKDSAELCKLK; via the coding sequence atggcgcagaaaggagttcaactagaccgggaggccttctcttgttccatctgtctggatctcttgaaggatccggtgactgttccctgtggacatagttactgtatgaactgtattaaaagccactgggataaagaggatgaaaagacaatctacagctgccctcagtgtaggcagactttcacaccgaggcctgttCTGGTGAAAAGCACCATGTTGgcagttttagtggaggagctgaagaagactggactccaagctgctcctgctgatcactgctatgctggacatgaagatgtggcctgtgatgtctgcaccgggaggaaactgaaagcctgtaagtcctgtctgcagtgtctggcctcttactgtgagaaacatcttcagcctcattttgaagcagctccattaaagaaacacaagctggtggagccctccaagaagctccaggagaacgtctgctctcgtcataatgaggaaatgaaagtattttgtcgtactgatcagcagtctatctgttatctctgtttaatggacgaacacaaaggtcatgacacagtctcagctgcagcagaaaggagcgagaagcagagagagctcgaggtgagtcgacaaaacatccagcagagaatccaggacagagagaaagatgtgaagctgctccaacaggaggtggaggatatcaatggctctgctgataaaacagtggggaacagtgagaagatcttcactgagctgatccgtctcatggagaaaagacgctctgatgtgaagcagcaggtcagatcccagcagcaaactgaagtgagtcgagtcagagagcttcaggagaagctggagcaggagatcactgagctgaagaggaaagacgctgaactggagaagctctcacacacagaagatcacaaccagtttctacacgactacccctcactgtcacccctcagtgaatctacaccctcatccagcatcaagagcCGTCCTCTGAagtactttgaggatgtgacagcagctgtgtcagaagtcagagataagctacaggacgtcctgagagagaaatggacaaacatctcacagacagtgactgaaatggatgttttactgtcaggaccagaaccagagcccaagaccagagctgagttcttcaaatattcatgtgacatcacactggatccaaacacagcatacacactgctgttattatctgatgggaacagaaaagtaacagtaatgacagaacaacagtcttattctagtcacccagacagattcactggtaggtgtcaggtcctgagtaaagagagtctgactggacgttgttattgggaagtggagttgagaggaggaggagtttgtgtagcagtcacatacaagaatatcagcagagcagggggcTCAGATGAATGTAGGTTTGGaggtaatgacaaatcttgggcgttaGATTGTAACAACAACAGTTATGACTTTCGTTACAACAAAGtcttcactcctgtctcaggtcctcggtcctccagagtaggagtgtacctggatcacagagcaggtattctgtccttctacagcatctctgaaaccatgactctcctccacagagtccagaccacattcactcagcctctacatgctggactctggttttattatcttaaagactctgctgagttgtgtaaactgaagtag
- the LOC136178934 gene encoding presequence protease, mitochondrial-like — translation MSPDEVYLEKQAKAEEEKLQKKIHALSDSDKKDIYEKGLELLAAQSKTQDASCLPALKVSDIEPTIPVTPVQISTAVGVPVQYCEQPTNGLVYFRAMCSLNTLPEDLRLYVPLFCSVVTKMGCGGLDYRQQSQQMELRTGGMSVSTQVVPDSTQLDMYEQGVLLSSSCLERNLPHMFHLWSNIFNNPHFDEVERLRVLVMMSAQELANGISYSGHMYAMTRAGRHLTPAGDLNETLGGMEQVKFMKRVAELSDLSQVIRTLVRIKKHLLNPDNMRCAINTTPQKMSDTAAQLESFMKDVADNRKERKPVRSNIIERPLDPSDVSGLSRKLISEQNFQPCQMKTFFQLPFPVHFISESIRTVPFSHHDYASLCILARMMTAKFLHGEIREKGGAYGGGARMGGGLFSFYSYRDPNSVQTLSAFRRGVDWAKSGQFTQQDIDEAKLSVFSAVDSPVAPADKGMGRFLSGVTDEMKQNHRERLFAVTHQSLVEVAERYLGVGQRTCGVAILGPENEAIKKDPSWIVK, via the exons ATGAGTCCGGATGAGGTCTACTTGGAGAAACAGGCCAAAGCCGAGGAGGAGAAGCTCCAGAAAAAGATCCATGCTCTGTCAGACAGCGACAAAAAAGACATCTATGAAAAAG gtctggagctgctggctgctcagAGCAAAACGCAGGACGCCTCCTGTTTGCCGGCACTGAAAGTGTCTGACATTGAGCCCACGATCCCTGTTACTCCTGTTCAGATCAGCACAGCAG TCGGCGTACCGGTGCAGTACTGTGAGCAGCCCACCAACGGGCTAGTTTACTTCAGAGCCATGTGCAGTCTCAACACACTGCCGGAGGACCTCAGGCTCTATGTCCCGCTCTTCTGCAGCGTTGTCACCAA gaTGGGCTGTGGAGGTCTGGACTACAGACAACAGTCCCAGCAGATGGAGCTGAGGACTGGGGGCATGTCTGTCTCCACCCAGGTCGTCCCTGACTCCACCCAGCTGGACATGTACGAGCAG ggtgtcctcctgtcctcctcctgcctggagagaaaccttcctcacatgtttcatctgtggagcaacatattcaacaa CCCCCACTTTGACGAGGTGGAGCGCCTGAGagtgctggtgatgatgtcagcacaggAGTTAGCCAATGGGATCTCCTACTCGGGCCACATGTACGCCATGACACGTGCAGGCCGTCACCTGACTCCAGCAGGAGACCTGAATGAGACGCTTGGTGGGATGGAACAG GTGAAGTTTATGAAGAGGGTCGCTGAGTTGTCCGACCTCAGCCAAGTCATCCGAACGCTCGTCAGGATCAAGAAGCATCTTCTCAACCCggacaacatgag GTGTGCGATCAACACTACTCCACAGAAAATGTCGGACACGGCAGCACAGCTGGAGAGCTTCATGAAGGACGTGGCTGACAACAGAAAGGAGCGCAAACCGGTCAGAAGTAACATTATTGAG aggcCTCTCGACCCATCGGATGTCTCGGGGCTGAGCCGGAAACTCATCTCT gaGCAAAACTTCCAGCCGTGTCAGATGAAAACATTCTTCCAGCTTCCCTTCCCTGTTCACTTTATCAGCGAGAGTATTCGTACGGTACCCTTCTCCCACCACGACTACGCCAG tttgtgcatcttggcgaggatgatgacggctaagtttctgcatggagaaatcagggagaagggaggagcctacgggggcggggccaggatgggaggaggtcttttctctttttactcgtACAG GGATCCAAACTCGGTGCAGACCTTGTCTGCGTTTCGTCGAGGTGTGGACTGGGCGAAGTCGGGACAGTTCACCCAGCAGGACATCGATGAAGCTAAACTGTCAGTGTTCTCGGCTGTAGACTCGCCTGTGGCCCCCGCGGACAAAG gaatgggtcgcttcctcagcggagtcaccgatgagatgaagcagaatcacagagaaagactttttgctgtcactcaccaaagtctggtggaagtggctgaaag ATACCTCGGCGTCGGTCAGAGGACGTGTGGAGTTGCTATCTTGGGTCCAGAGAACGAGGCGATTAAAAAAGATCCCTCATGGATCGTAAAATAA